The Candidatus Woesearchaeota archaeon genomic interval TAACAGACCCAGTCAGATATGGAATGCAAATACACAATTTGGAAAAAATAACTCAAGGTGAAAGTTTAGAAAGTTCCCAAGGAAAAATTTCTGAAGAATTTACTATTGAAAAATTAACTGACCCTTGTGACTCCGATGTTTTAGCAGTTCAAGCACTACTAATCGAAGCATATTCTCGAGAAGGAAGAACCATAATGTGGTATGATCCCACCATCGAAAATGTATTAGAAGTTCTTGAAAATTCATTAGCTTTTGTTGCAAGAAATTCAGATGGGCAAATTGTTAGTATTGCTGCCGCAGAAAGAGCAACAGGAATTATTGTTGATGAACGTGAACTCGAAATATACGAAATAAGTGATTGTGCAACATATAAAGATTTTAGAGGGCAAGGATTACTAAAGGGTTGTTTACTTGGTTTGTTAAATAGCAAAGAAATAATTGCTGCAGATTGCGTTTACACCGAAGCTAGAATTGCACACACACCAATAATTCGAGCATTTAATCGATTGGGTTTTGAACTTGGAGGTGTTGTTAGAAATCATGTACTTATAGGTGGAGATCGAGATTTATCAGAAACAACCGATATTGAAAACTTGGCAGTAATGTACTTGCCTAGGAGGTAAAAATGATTCAAGAATTGCTAAACAAAAATAGAGATTTATTTGGTCCGGTTTTGAGAAATCAAAATAACAATCCAAAATTTTTTATTTTTGATTTAACCTCAACAAATAAAGAATTGGATACTGTTGACATGTCAAATGCAGAAGAATTTACTAAATATATTTTTAGCAAATTACCAGATTATGACTTCGGCATCGGACAATACAATGAAGAAAGAATAATTTATGACCACAGCAAAGTATTTAGTGGAACCAATAGAAGAACAATACATTTAGGAATTGATCTTTTTTCTAATGCAGGAGTTGAAGTTATTTGCCCATTTGAAGGAACAGTTCACAGTTTTTCTAACAATTCTTCAGACGGAGATTATGGCCCAACAATAATTTTAGAACATGAACTAGAGGGAATTAAGTTTTATACTCTTTATGGTCATTTAAGTTTAAGAAGTCTAGATCCATTAGTTGAAGGGATGAAAATATGCAAAGGAGATGTCGTTGGAAGACTTGGAAACTATCCTGAAAATGGAAACTGGCCACCCCACCTACATTTTCAAGTTATTGCAGATATTGGCAATTACCGCGGAGATTTCCCAGGAGTTGCATCTTCAGAAAATAGAAATGATATGTTAAACACTTGTCCAGACCCAAATTTAATACTAAATCTTTTTTAATTTTTATTTTATTTTTTAGAAACTAAGTTAATAACTGTGATTTCATTACTTGACCCCAATCTCATAGGTGGTCCCCAAGTTCCAGTACCCGGAGATACATATAAATTAAGATTATTAATTTTGTAAAGACCCCTAACATGCGGAAAAACAGCTTT includes:
- a CDS encoding peptidoglycan DD-metalloendopeptidase family protein, with product MIQELLNKNRDLFGPVLRNQNNNPKFFIFDLTSTNKELDTVDMSNAEEFTKYIFSKLPDYDFGIGQYNEERIIYDHSKVFSGTNRRTIHLGIDLFSNAGVEVICPFEGTVHSFSNNSSDGDYGPTIILEHELEGIKFYTLYGHLSLRSLDPLVEGMKICKGDVVGRLGNYPENGNWPPHLHFQVIADIGNYRGDFPGVASSENRNDMLNTCPDPNLILNLF